A genome region from Solanum pennellii chromosome 12, SPENNV200 includes the following:
- the LOC107006057 gene encoding uncharacterized protein LOC107006057 codes for MALAFNPLSWWLWSGKHQEPKISKGASVNSSPDSSLLELDTLKFTLDRRRNMASSSRKVKRKWESREERKVDREYDIVLVPSDGGCVSGSESDDSDWSVGWLEPHGPGFQSDDDRDDSFAVLVPCYGRGRADLEDNAQDKFMQTIGNFRDIHASGNEKFMEQWLSSLRYS; via the coding sequence ATGGCTTTGGCCTTTAACCCTTTGTCATGGTGGCTTTGGAGTGGAAAGCATCAAGAACCTAAAATATCGAAAGGGGCTTCTGTAAATTCATCACCTGATTCGAGTTTGTTGGAATTGGATACTTTGAAGTTCACTCTTGATAGGAGAAGGAATATGGCCTCCTCATCTAGAAAGGTTAAGCGAAAATGGGAGAGTCGTGAGGAGCGGAAGGTGGATAGGGAGTATGATATTGTTCTTGTTCCATCGGATGGGGGATGTGTTTCAGGTTCTGAGTCAGATGATTCGGATTGGTCTGTTGGATGGTTGGAGCCTCATGGCCCTGGTTTCCAGAGTGATGATGATAGAGATGATAGTTTTGCTGTACTAGTTCCTTGCTATGGACGTGGCCGCGCGGATTTGGAAGATAATGCTCAAGACAAGTTCATGCAGACCATTGGTAATTTCAGGGATATACATGCTTCTG